In Chrysiogenes arsenatis DSM 11915, the following proteins share a genomic window:
- a CDS encoding HesA/MoeB/ThiF family protein, with product MDTYFERYARQMMMPDFTREKQQKLREATVFLGGIGGLGGAAAQCLAVAGIGKLILAHYGNLTETNMNRQTLMEYGRIGQPRVEIAVDRLRQLSPDLEVVTHNVRLNDQNTVEMVCGANIAISSRPNFPERMALNNACLALGIPMVEAAMDDMSGYLFTVQPRITACLGCMVPPQHDDWDEMGFGVLGAVSNTIGCLAAVEAIKQITGHGETLDGKMMHIDFLRMRTITPALRRNPECVVCGAH from the coding sequence ATGGACACCTACTTCGAGCGTTACGCGCGCCAGATGATGATGCCGGACTTCACCCGTGAAAAGCAGCAAAAACTCCGCGAAGCGACCGTTTTTCTTGGCGGCATTGGTGGACTGGGTGGTGCCGCCGCGCAGTGTTTAGCCGTCGCGGGGATTGGTAAACTGATTCTGGCGCACTATGGCAACCTGACCGAAACCAACATGAATCGCCAGACCCTGATGGAATATGGCCGCATCGGTCAACCACGCGTTGAGATTGCCGTCGATCGCCTGCGGCAGCTCAGTCCCGATCTGGAAGTCGTAACGCATAACGTCCGCTTGAACGACCAGAACACCGTGGAGATGGTGTGCGGTGCGAACATAGCGATTTCGTCGCGACCCAATTTCCCCGAGCGGATGGCGCTCAATAACGCCTGCCTTGCACTTGGCATCCCGATGGTGGAAGCGGCCATGGACGATATGAGCGGCTACCTCTTTACCGTGCAGCCACGTATCACCGCATGCCTTGGCTGCATGGTGCCGCCACAGCATGACGATTGGGATGAAATGGGATTTGGGGTGCTGGGGGCGGTGTCAAACACCATCGGGTGTCTGGCCGCTGTCGAAGCGATCAAACAGATCACGGGGCATGGTGAAACACTCGATGGGAAAATGATGCACATCGACTTTTTGCGGATGCGGACTATCACTCCGGCGTTGCGGCGCAATCCGGAGTGTGTGGTGTGCGGTGCTCACTAG
- the nifT gene encoding putative nitrogen fixation protein NifT: MKVTVSKDANAAGGYRIYVPKKDLEAIVEAFDPLAEGWGGVFHLDNGWKLEIPHHESEPDLPKTMVVGKL; encoded by the coding sequence ATGAAAGTGACGGTCAGCAAAGATGCCAACGCCGCAGGCGGCTACCGCATCTACGTCCCAAAAAAGGATTTGGAAGCGATTGTCGAAGCGTTTGATCCCCTTGCAGAAGGGTGGGGTGGCGTGTTTCACCTTGATAACGGGTGGAAACTGGAAATCCCGCACCATGAAAGCGAGCCCGACCTGCCGAAAACGATGGTAGTAGGGAAATTGTAA
- the nifK gene encoding nitrogenase molybdenum-iron protein subunit beta, with protein MSCQIKDHLSMFKDEVYTEMLSAKRSMYENAHPDDKVAEILAYTKTEEYKEKNFAREALVINPLKACQPLGSMLAALGFEKTMSYVHGSQGCAAYFRSHLARHFKEPVPAVSDSMTEDAAVFGGHNNMYAGLENTIALYKPEMIAVCTTCMAEVIGDDLASFVKNAKEQGIVPADMPVPAAHTPSFVGSHITGYDAMMLAILGEVGVKSDAPKKDRINVIMGFDTYIGNYREIKRIFAEFGVECLLLSDPTEMLDSPTTGEYQMYQGGTPLDLLRDAPNSKATIFLQDYATTKTQDLVAKSWEQEVRVVNPIGLAGTDELIMAIAELSGKPVPASIKSERGRLVDAIADSYYWVFGKSFAINGDPDLAYGMTRFIMEMGGEPKHVLVTNATKKWGKATKKLLESTPLGAEGEVYPGKDMWHYRSLLFSKPVDMMIGSTYSKLLWRETGIPLVRIGFPIFDRHHLHRTSIIGYTGGINVLTTIVNTLLEEIDRQTKDSPNFDMVR; from the coding sequence ATGTCCTGCCAGATAAAAGACCACCTCTCCATGTTTAAAGATGAGGTGTACACCGAAATGCTCAGCGCCAAGCGGAGCATGTATGAGAACGCCCATCCCGACGACAAAGTTGCCGAAATACTCGCGTATACGAAAACTGAGGAATACAAAGAAAAGAACTTCGCTCGCGAAGCGCTCGTTATCAATCCCCTGAAAGCCTGCCAGCCGCTTGGTTCGATGTTGGCCGCTCTGGGATTCGAAAAAACCATGTCTTATGTGCACGGTTCGCAAGGGTGTGCGGCGTATTTCCGTTCGCACCTTGCGCGTCACTTTAAAGAGCCAGTGCCAGCGGTTTCTGACTCCATGACAGAAGATGCGGCCGTTTTCGGTGGCCACAACAACATGTACGCCGGGCTGGAAAACACCATCGCTCTGTATAAGCCGGAGATGATCGCCGTCTGCACCACCTGCATGGCGGAAGTCATCGGCGACGACTTGGCATCTTTTGTGAAAAACGCCAAGGAACAGGGGATTGTCCCTGCCGATATGCCGGTGCCAGCCGCGCACACGCCATCATTTGTCGGTTCGCACATTACCGGTTACGACGCTATGATGCTGGCCATCCTCGGCGAAGTGGGGGTAAAAAGCGATGCGCCGAAAAAAGATCGTATTAACGTCATTATGGGTTTTGACACTTATATCGGGAACTATCGCGAAATCAAGCGGATCTTTGCCGAGTTCGGTGTCGAATGCCTGCTGCTGAGCGATCCGACGGAGATGCTCGATTCACCGACAACCGGTGAATATCAGATGTATCAGGGGGGCACACCGCTGGACTTGCTGCGTGACGCGCCCAACTCAAAAGCCACCATATTCCTGCAGGATTATGCCACGACCAAAACACAAGATCTGGTCGCAAAAAGCTGGGAGCAGGAAGTACGGGTTGTCAACCCTATCGGCCTTGCCGGCACCGACGAACTGATTATGGCGATTGCTGAGCTGAGCGGCAAGCCAGTTCCTGCAAGCATCAAGTCTGAGCGTGGCCGTCTCGTAGATGCCATTGCCGACTCATATTACTGGGTTTTCGGCAAGTCATTTGCCATCAATGGCGATCCTGATCTGGCGTACGGCATGACTCGCTTTATCATGGAAATGGGCGGCGAACCCAAGCATGTACTGGTTACCAATGCGACCAAAAAATGGGGCAAAGCTACCAAAAAGCTGCTGGAAAGTACTCCGCTGGGCGCTGAAGGGGAAGTGTATCCTGGCAAAGACATGTGGCACTACCGCTCGCTCCTCTTTAGCAAGCCAGTAGATATGATGATCGGTAGCACGTATTCGAAGCTCTTGTGGCGCGAAACTGGCATTCCGCTGGTACGGATCGGCTTCCCGATTTTCGACCGTCACCACCTGCACCGCACTTCCATCATTGGCTATACTGGTGGCATTAACGTGCTTACCACCATTGTGAACACGCTGCTTGAAGAGATCGACCGCCAAACCAAGGACAGCCCGAACTTTGATATGGTCAGATAA
- the nifD gene encoding nitrogenase molybdenum-iron protein alpha chain → MAGTIEKNYAEKVIEEIIEGMPEKTQKDRKKHFKVVGSDTESCNITSNRKSRPGVMTIRGCAYAGSKGVVWGPVKDMLHISHGPVGCGQYSWGTRRNYATGTLGVDNFTVFQITSDYQEKDIVFGADKKLSTMIDEIETMFPLNRGVSIQSECPIGLIGEDIEAVARTKSEETGKPVVPVRCEGFRGVSQSLGHHIANDALRDWIYEKQLGTPEVEDSPYNIALIGDYNIGGDAWGSRKILEEMGLKVISQGTGDSTVAELKNVSRSKLVLLHCYRSMNYIARYLEEIYKVPWMEFNFFGPTQIIKSMRAIAAHFDKKVQKRTEKLIAEKYQPYFDEITARFRPRVEGKSVMLYVGGLRPRHVMPVFEDLGMPATITGYEFAHGDDYQRTLEYVKNTTVLVDDLNEYEMERLIEKLRPDLVGSGIKEKYQCQKSGIPFRQMHSWDYSGPYHGIEGYAIFARDIDMAVNGPIWKMLTPPWEKAASE, encoded by the coding sequence ATGGCTGGAACAATAGAAAAAAACTACGCCGAAAAGGTTATCGAAGAGATCATTGAGGGGATGCCCGAAAAGACTCAGAAAGATCGCAAAAAGCACTTTAAAGTAGTGGGAAGCGATACCGAATCATGCAATATCACCTCCAACCGCAAAAGCCGTCCCGGTGTTATGACTATTCGCGGCTGTGCCTATGCAGGATCAAAAGGGGTTGTCTGGGGGCCGGTGAAAGACATGCTGCATATCAGCCACGGCCCCGTCGGATGCGGTCAGTATTCGTGGGGAACGCGCCGTAACTACGCGACGGGCACGCTGGGGGTCGATAACTTCACCGTGTTCCAGATCACTTCAGATTATCAGGAAAAGGATATCGTGTTTGGTGCGGACAAAAAATTGAGCACTATGATTGACGAAATCGAAACCATGTTCCCACTCAATCGTGGCGTTTCGATTCAGTCAGAATGCCCGATTGGACTCATCGGTGAAGATATCGAAGCCGTAGCGCGCACGAAGTCAGAAGAAACCGGCAAGCCAGTTGTTCCGGTACGTTGCGAAGGGTTCCGTGGCGTCAGTCAGTCGCTGGGTCACCACATCGCCAACGATGCGCTGCGGGACTGGATCTACGAAAAACAACTCGGCACGCCCGAAGTTGAAGACAGCCCTTACAACATTGCGCTGATTGGTGACTACAACATCGGTGGCGACGCGTGGGGCTCGCGTAAGATTCTGGAAGAAATGGGTCTGAAAGTTATTTCGCAAGGGACGGGCGATTCCACCGTGGCCGAGCTGAAAAACGTTTCACGTTCCAAGCTCGTACTGCTCCACTGCTACCGTTCGATGAACTACATCGCTCGCTACCTGGAAGAAATCTACAAAGTGCCGTGGATGGAGTTTAACTTCTTTGGACCGACGCAGATTATCAAAAGCATGCGCGCCATCGCGGCTCACTTCGACAAGAAAGTACAGAAGCGCACCGAAAAACTGATTGCCGAAAAGTATCAGCCATACTTTGACGAAATCACCGCCCGCTTCCGCCCCCGTGTGGAAGGCAAAAGCGTTATGCTCTACGTCGGTGGACTGCGCCCACGCCACGTGATGCCGGTTTTTGAAGACCTTGGCATGCCGGCAACCATTACCGGATACGAGTTTGCTCATGGCGACGACTATCAGCGGACACTGGAGTACGTCAAAAACACCACCGTACTGGTTGATGACCTGAACGAGTACGAAATGGAAAGACTGATCGAAAAACTCCGCCCTGACCTCGTCGGTTCCGGGATCAAGGAAAAATACCAGTGTCAGAAATCCGGCATACCATTCCGCCAGATGCACTCCTGGGATTATTCCGGCCCGTATCACGGCATTGAAGGTTACGCCATCTTCGCGCGTGATATTGACATGGCGGTCAACGGACCCATCTGGAAGATGCTGACACCACCGTGGGAAAAAGCTGCCAGCGAGTAA
- the nifH gene encoding nitrogenase iron protein, whose translation MARLRQIAFYGKGGIGKSTTSQNTISALAEMGKKVLIVGCDPKADSTRLILHAKAQATIMELAAEAGSVEDLELDEVLKAGYLGIKCVEAGGPEPGVGCAGRGVITAINFLEEEGAYSEELDFVSYDVLGDVVCGGFAMPIREGKAQEIYIVASGEMMAMYAANNISRGILKYANSGGVRLAGIICNERKTDCEAELISALATRLSSQMIHFVPRDNVVQHAELRRMTVVEYDPTCKQADEYRTLARKIVDNKMFAIPTPLTMEELEELLMEFGILKEEDVEAIGKSAVHA comes from the coding sequence ATGGCTAGATTACGTCAAATCGCATTTTACGGTAAAGGCGGCATTGGGAAATCAACCACTTCGCAAAACACTATTTCTGCTCTGGCGGAAATGGGCAAAAAAGTCCTTATCGTCGGCTGTGACCCGAAGGCTGATTCTACCCGTTTGATACTCCATGCGAAGGCACAAGCAACCATTATGGAACTCGCGGCGGAGGCCGGATCGGTTGAAGATCTCGAACTCGATGAAGTGTTAAAGGCGGGCTATCTTGGCATCAAGTGTGTCGAAGCGGGTGGCCCAGAGCCCGGTGTTGGTTGTGCCGGTCGCGGTGTTATCACCGCTATCAACTTCCTTGAAGAAGAAGGCGCCTACAGCGAAGAGCTCGACTTTGTTTCGTACGACGTTCTGGGTGACGTTGTTTGCGGTGGTTTCGCGATGCCGATTCGCGAAGGGAAAGCACAAGAAATCTACATTGTTGCTTCCGGTGAAATGATGGCGATGTATGCGGCCAACAACATTTCACGCGGGATTTTGAAATATGCCAACTCTGGTGGCGTCCGTCTTGCCGGCATCATTTGTAACGAGCGGAAAACCGATTGCGAAGCGGAACTGATATCGGCACTTGCGACACGCCTTTCGAGCCAAATGATTCACTTTGTGCCACGCGATAACGTTGTGCAACACGCCGAACTACGCCGCATGACGGTTGTCGAGTATGATCCAACCTGCAAGCAAGCCGATGAATACCGTACGTTGGCGCGTAAAATTGTTGATAACAAAATGTTTGCTATCCCGACACCACTTACTATGGAAGAGCTGGAAGAGTTGTTGATGGAATTCGGGATCCTGAAAGAAGAGGATGTCGAAGCGATTGGCAAATCAGCCGTTCACGCTTGA
- a CDS encoding acyl-CoA thioesterase, with product MPLDRMRAESIDFIFPEDLNHHGTLFGGKIAKQMAKTASIVATKYARNKILLISINNFKFTAPVLLGDTFRIVANVVGTGRTSIEIKAQGMTQNPLTGEEKLACFAYFTFVKLSEENTPLPVDPFPETEQSAREMEIIRRSKEVGKAFEALQMEP from the coding sequence ATGCCCCTTGACCGAATGCGCGCCGAGAGTATCGACTTTATTTTTCCCGAAGATCTGAACCATCATGGCACACTGTTCGGCGGTAAAATCGCCAAACAGATGGCAAAAACCGCGTCAATTGTCGCTACCAAATACGCGCGCAATAAGATACTGCTGATCTCCATCAACAATTTCAAATTCACCGCGCCAGTGTTGCTGGGCGATACCTTCCGCATTGTGGCGAACGTTGTAGGAACTGGCCGGACGAGCATTGAAATTAAAGCGCAGGGGATGACGCAAAACCCGCTGACCGGCGAAGAAAAACTCGCCTGCTTTGCCTATTTTACGTTTGTTAAACTCTCAGAAGAAAACACGCCTCTGCCCGTCGACCCGTTTCCGGAAACCGAACAAAGTGCCCGCGAAATGGAAATTATCCGCCGCTCCAAGGAAGTGGGAAAGGCATTTGAAGCGCTGCAAATGGAGCCGTAA
- a CDS encoding metal-dependent hydrolase: MALFTTHLSVAATIAGSGAAFLAAHGMVSPLQGGLLLTIGTFGGVLPDIDSDSSLPARGIITCLALAVGYILALSFVTTIPAWALPPLFLLLFFGVRKGIEFAFRKTTVHRGIWHSIPAAVALAGTAVWFALALPGSDRLFAWWSGIFLGLGYLTHLLLDEISAVNYAGLRFKRSFGSALKLWGAEWQGTLLCYALLVGLWLFLPPIPDVFTAPFAALQMPFPLPWSGG, from the coding sequence ATGGCGTTATTTACTACACACCTGAGCGTTGCCGCAACTATTGCTGGAAGCGGCGCGGCATTCTTAGCGGCTCACGGCATGGTTTCTCCGTTGCAGGGTGGCCTCCTGCTGACAATCGGGACATTTGGCGGCGTCTTGCCTGATATCGATTCCGACAGTTCGCTCCCCGCCCGTGGCATTATCACCTGCCTGGCCTTGGCTGTTGGGTACATCCTCGCCCTCTCCTTTGTCACAACAATTCCGGCGTGGGCGCTGCCACCACTCTTCTTGCTGCTCTTTTTTGGTGTCCGCAAAGGGATTGAGTTTGCGTTTCGCAAGACTACGGTGCACCGTGGGATTTGGCACAGTATCCCGGCGGCTGTCGCTTTGGCGGGCACGGCAGTGTGGTTTGCGCTGGCACTTCCAGGCAGTGATCGCCTTTTCGCGTGGTGGTCTGGCATCTTTCTGGGGCTGGGATATCTGACCCATTTGCTGCTCGACGAGATTTCGGCGGTGAATTATGCGGGGTTGCGGTTCAAGCGCTCCTTCGGCTCTGCGTTAAAACTCTGGGGAGCCGAGTGGCAGGGAACACTGCTCTGTTACGCGCTGCTGGTCGGATTGTGGTTGTTTTTACCGCCGATTCCCGATGTGTTTACGGCTCCATTTGCAGCGCTTCAAATGCCTTTCCCACTTCCTTGGAGCGGCGGATAA
- the aat gene encoding leucyl/phenylalanyl-tRNA--protein transferase gives MILVHQQPPIYLLAKDSLSFPDPRHAGDMAPLCVGGDLGASRLLEAYRHGIFPWFIEDGLVHWYSPNPRGVVWLTGYRPPRSVLKLLRRSAWEISFDRNFDAAILQCALVKREHEHGTWIAPEFRAAYGWLHRLGYAHSVEVYENGVCLGGLYGVAIGKCFFGESMFSLQPNASKVAFAALASLVQRWGFSCIDCQVLTPHLQMLGAEAVERDTFLDHVATSVTGPMQRGRWDLTLTAPDVAAYFSLPSPR, from the coding sequence ATGATCCTTGTCCACCAGCAACCACCAATTTATCTGCTTGCGAAAGATTCGCTGAGCTTTCCCGACCCGCGGCACGCTGGCGACATGGCACCGCTCTGCGTGGGGGGCGATCTTGGCGCGAGTCGGCTGCTGGAAGCCTATCGCCACGGTATTTTTCCGTGGTTTATCGAAGATGGCCTGGTGCACTGGTATTCGCCCAACCCCCGTGGAGTTGTCTGGTTGACAGGATACCGCCCGCCCCGCTCGGTGCTCAAGCTTTTACGTCGCTCGGCGTGGGAAATATCATTTGATCGTAATTTCGATGCCGCCATTTTGCAATGCGCGCTGGTAAAGCGCGAGCACGAGCACGGAACGTGGATCGCGCCGGAATTCCGTGCGGCATATGGCTGGCTGCACCGCTTGGGCTATGCGCACAGTGTCGAAGTCTACGAAAACGGTGTGTGCCTTGGTGGTTTATATGGCGTGGCCATTGGGAAATGCTTTTTTGGCGAATCCATGTTCAGCTTACAGCCCAATGCTTCCAAAGTCGCTTTTGCGGCACTGGCCAGTCTGGTGCAGCGATGGGGTTTTTCCTGTATTGATTGTCAAGTACTGACTCCCCACTTACAGATGCTCGGAGCAGAAGCAGTGGAGCGAGATACCTTCCTTGACCATGTCGCCACAAGCGTCACCGGCCCGATGCAACGCGGCCGATGGGATCTGACACTCACAGCGCCAGACGTCGCCGCGTATTTTTCCCTTCCCTCACCGCGTTAA
- a CDS encoding class I SAM-dependent RNA methyltransferase: MSTIALEIIKYAPPGHGMGYHDGRAVFVPGTCPGDRILARITLGKKRYAQAEMVELQEAGAQRRSEPCQHARECGGCTLLHLAYPDQLALKDAMLREVCAGQKVVVDAFLPLEPSPQVTGYRHRAHIRMEKSAWGFRRRGSHDVVATPHCLVVSDGIKDAATRYAQQAQQATAVQFLQSLSDSVVAGCRIPDGGKPRPLNGFAAEITEDYGYGRCVLRADGFAQCNPVVVRRMAHDVAQAIPLAANVTELYCGSGTFSQAILSRAQRFYGYELSESALALARRNTSQFPHASFCATNLERSPWEGNVDVIVVDPPRTGLARRVTEQILASRATQLCYVSCNPATLARDLHNLGEGKRGFRVASVCGYDMYPHTTHVEVLARLTR, from the coding sequence ATGTCCACTATCGCTCTGGAAATCATCAAATATGCACCACCGGGTCACGGTATGGGATACCACGATGGTCGTGCGGTTTTCGTCCCCGGAACCTGTCCCGGAGACCGGATTCTAGCACGCATTACGCTGGGAAAAAAGCGCTACGCGCAGGCCGAAATGGTCGAACTACAAGAGGCGGGAGCGCAGCGACGCTCCGAGCCGTGCCAGCATGCCCGTGAATGTGGTGGCTGCACACTTTTGCATCTCGCATATCCCGACCAACTGGCGCTGAAAGACGCCATGCTGCGCGAAGTATGCGCTGGCCAGAAAGTGGTGGTCGATGCGTTCCTGCCGCTTGAGCCTTCGCCGCAGGTCACGGGGTATCGTCACCGCGCTCACATTCGCATGGAAAAGAGCGCGTGGGGCTTTCGTCGTCGTGGCTCGCATGATGTGGTGGCAACACCACATTGTCTGGTGGTCAGCGATGGCATTAAAGATGCGGCAACGAGGTATGCCCAGCAGGCGCAGCAAGCAACGGCGGTGCAATTTCTCCAATCACTCTCCGATAGCGTGGTGGCCGGGTGCCGTATCCCTGACGGTGGAAAACCGCGTCCGCTCAACGGATTTGCCGCAGAAATTACCGAAGACTATGGGTATGGGCGATGTGTGTTGCGTGCCGATGGCTTTGCGCAATGCAATCCGGTGGTGGTACGCCGCATGGCTCACGATGTGGCGCAGGCCATACCATTGGCGGCCAACGTAACGGAACTCTATTGCGGCTCCGGTACATTTTCGCAGGCAATTCTTTCTCGGGCACAACGATTCTATGGCTATGAGTTAAGCGAATCCGCACTGGCGCTGGCGCGCCGGAACACCAGTCAGTTTCCGCACGCCAGTTTTTGCGCGACCAACCTCGAGCGGAGTCCGTGGGAAGGCAACGTCGATGTGATTGTCGTCGATCCGCCGCGAACTGGCCTTGCGCGTCGGGTGACGGAACAGATCCTCGCTTCGCGTGCGACACAACTCTGCTATGTCAGTTGTAATCCCGCTACCTTGGCGCGTGATTTACACAACTTGGGTGAGGGGAAAAGAGGGTTCCGCGTGGCGTCGGTATGTGGGTACGATATGTATCCCCACACGACACATGTCGAAGTGCTGGCACGCTTAACGCGGTGA
- a CDS encoding agmatine deiminase family protein, translating into MPNSRRFPAEWEPQDGVLLAWPHADSDWASMLDEVESVFFALAKHISAQEIVLILCPDPEALRPRLLAAGIDAERLRLVGLPTNDTWTRDYGPLTVMEKGVPKLLDFTFNGWGMKFAACYDNLATRRLHQQRAFGHTPLETVGMVFEGGSVESDGRGTLLVTANCLLEENRNPHLSRRDIDIALRELLGAHTVLWLHHGYLEGDDTDAHVDTLARLCPNNTIAYVQCSDPFDPHFQALGAMEKELHTLLSADGTPYQLVPLPWPKAQFDEDGARLPATYANYLVINQAVLVPTYSDPANDRQALEAIGSIFPDRTVIGIDCRPLIKQHGSLHCVTMQIPSGVLA; encoded by the coding sequence ATGCCGAATTCACGTCGTTTCCCCGCCGAATGGGAGCCTCAGGATGGCGTTCTGCTGGCGTGGCCACATGCCGATTCGGACTGGGCGTCCATGCTCGATGAGGTTGAGTCGGTCTTTTTTGCACTGGCAAAACACATCAGCGCACAAGAAATCGTCCTGATTCTTTGCCCCGATCCGGAAGCTCTACGCCCCCGTTTGTTGGCCGCAGGCATTGATGCTGAGCGACTGCGCCTTGTTGGCTTGCCAACCAACGATACCTGGACACGTGACTACGGCCCACTCACGGTCATGGAAAAAGGGGTTCCCAAACTGCTCGATTTCACCTTTAACGGCTGGGGGATGAAATTTGCCGCCTGCTACGATAATCTGGCGACCCGTCGATTGCACCAACAGCGTGCGTTTGGCCATACGCCACTGGAAACAGTCGGCATGGTCTTCGAAGGGGGAAGTGTCGAAAGTGACGGGCGCGGCACATTGCTGGTGACTGCCAACTGTCTCCTGGAGGAAAACCGCAATCCGCACCTGAGCCGTCGTGATATTGATATTGCCCTGCGCGAACTGCTCGGCGCTCACACCGTGTTATGGCTGCATCACGGGTATCTGGAAGGGGATGACACTGACGCGCATGTCGACACTCTCGCGCGCTTGTGTCCAAACAACACCATCGCGTACGTGCAGTGCAGCGATCCATTTGATCCCCATTTTCAGGCACTCGGTGCTATGGAAAAGGAACTGCACACGCTCCTGAGTGCGGACGGCACACCCTATCAACTCGTGCCACTCCCGTGGCCCAAAGCACAGTTTGACGAAGACGGCGCGCGACTTCCTGCCACGTATGCCAATTATTTAGTCATCAATCAGGCCGTCCTTGTGCCAACCTATAGCGACCCTGCAAATGACCGTCAGGCTTTAGAAGCCATTGGGAGCATTTTTCCCGATCGTACCGTCATCGGCATTGACTGTCGCCCACTTATCAAACAACACGGGTCGCTTCACTGCGTCACCATGCAAATCCCCTCAGGAGTTCTGGCATGA
- a CDS encoding carbon-nitrogen hydrolase gives MTLLRTALIQQSCSADRTATLEKTTQLIRQAAAQGAKLVLLQELHTSLYFCQQEDANQFDLAEPIPGPSTDYFGALAKELNVVIVTSLFERRAAGLYHNTAVVLESDGTIAGKYRKMHIPDDPGFYEKFYFTPGDLGFTPIRTSVGTLGVLVCWDQWYPEAARLMALAGADLLIYPTAIGWDPADTPDEQKRQCDAWITAQRAHAIANGIPVLSINRIGFESDPANPCGGIQFWGNSFACGPQGEFLWHGDDQSEGAFVVDIDMARCEKVRRIWPFLRDRRIDAFGDLTRRYRD, from the coding sequence ATGACTCTCCTTCGCACTGCCCTGATTCAACAAAGCTGTTCCGCTGATCGCACGGCTACTCTCGAAAAAACCACGCAGCTGATACGACAGGCCGCCGCTCAGGGAGCCAAGCTGGTGCTTTTGCAAGAGCTGCACACCTCGCTCTATTTCTGCCAGCAAGAAGATGCCAACCAGTTTGATCTGGCCGAGCCAATTCCCGGCCCTTCGACCGATTACTTTGGCGCACTGGCAAAAGAACTAAACGTTGTCATTGTCACGTCGCTTTTTGAACGACGTGCCGCTGGGCTCTATCATAATACGGCTGTCGTGCTGGAAAGTGACGGCACGATTGCCGGAAAGTACCGCAAAATGCACATTCCTGACGACCCCGGCTTTTACGAAAAATTCTACTTTACGCCGGGGGATCTCGGCTTCACCCCGATTCGCACTTCGGTTGGTACGCTGGGCGTATTGGTCTGTTGGGATCAGTGGTATCCCGAAGCGGCGCGTCTGATGGCACTTGCTGGAGCTGACCTGTTAATCTACCCCACTGCCATCGGCTGGGATCCCGCCGACACTCCCGACGAGCAAAAACGGCAATGCGACGCGTGGATTACCGCTCAGCGCGCGCATGCCATTGCCAATGGGATTCCCGTACTCAGCATCAACCGCATTGGCTTTGAAAGCGACCCCGCCAATCCCTGTGGTGGCATTCAGTTCTGGGGCAATAGCTTCGCCTGCGGACCGCAAGGGGAATTCCTGTGGCATGGCGATGACCAGAGCGAAGGGGCGTTTGTCGTCGATATCGATATGGCTCGCTGCGAAAAAGTGCGCCGCATCTGGCCTTTTCTGCGCGACCGACGCATTGACGCATTTGGCGACCTGACGCGCCGCTATCGCGACTAA
- a CDS encoding MarR family EPS-associated transcriptional regulator → MNSDLHNEYQILRQLELQQGELSQRRLAKAMDCSLGKVNYVMKALVEKGFVELRNFCENDDKRVYKYLLTPEGLKAKYRMGKLYLQMKIDEYERLQQEIELLRREVSPERDDT, encoded by the coding sequence ATGAACAGCGACCTTCATAATGAATATCAAATTCTACGCCAGCTCGAACTTCAGCAAGGGGAACTGAGCCAGCGCCGCCTTGCGAAGGCAATGGACTGCAGCCTTGGCAAAGTGAATTACGTCATGAAAGCTCTAGTAGAAAAAGGGTTTGTCGAACTGCGCAACTTCTGTGAGAATGACGACAAGCGTGTCTACAAATATCTTCTAACCCCCGAAGGGCTCAAAGCGAAATACCGCATGGGAAAACTCTATCTGCAAATGAAAATCGACGAATACGAACGGCTCCAGCAGGAAATTGAACTGCTGCGCCGCGAAGTTTCCCCTGAGCGTGACGACACATGA